The Papaver somniferum cultivar HN1 chromosome 3, ASM357369v1, whole genome shotgun sequence genome includes a region encoding these proteins:
- the LOC113356197 gene encoding FAD synthetase 1, chloroplastic-like, whose amino-acid sequence MASRCKISQHLKNCDLGFCSNSPIRRFISTGNRISSFSSSLKPYRNCIHRISISKLTTSSSHHRIGFRKPKSAEKSPTITDCFSQQEDDREVALEGDVVSVAGGIVALGKFDALHVGHRELAIQASKAGTPFLLSFVGMAEVLGWDPRAPVVGKCDRKRVFNSWASYCNDVAPAEFSVEFSSIRHLSPRQFVEKLSKELGVRGVVAGENYRFGYKAEGDVTELVRLCEEYGIGANIVSSVMDTTQSPGITIPTNTKERGQVSSTRVRHALAGGDMKYVSELLGRKHRLKFILPEQGATTIKGKNRISAPKSCLLNLQPKDGSYGNCILLVDDNNMLPCRTVIDSTRIHIESDGNVSWNEVLSQDCRVISIEFDTSLG is encoded by the exons ATGGCGAGTCGCTGTAAAATCTCGCAACATCTGAAAAATTGTGACCTAGGGTTTTGTTCCAATTCTCCAATTCGTCGTTTCATCAGCACTGGTAATCGTATCAGTAGCTTTTCATCTTCCCTTAAACCCTACCGAAATTGTATTCATAGAATCTCAATTTCCAAACTTACTACTTCTTCCTCGCATCATCGTATTGGTTTCAGAAAACCAAAATCGGCTGAAAAAAGTCCAACTATTACTGACTGCTTCAG CCAACAAGAAGACGATAGGGAAGTTGCTCTTGAAGGAGATGTTGTGTCTGTGGCAG GAGGTATAGTTGCTTTGGGAAAATTTGACGCCCTTCACGTTGGACATCGAGAACTTGCAATACAAGCATCTAAAGCTGGGACTCCTTTTCTGTTGTCATTTGTAGGAATGGCTGAAGTACTTGGATGGGATCCACG GGCTCCCGTCGTTGGCAAATGTGACCGTAAGCGAGTGTTTAACTCTTGGGCCTCATATTGTAACGATGTAGCTCCAGCTGAGTTTTCAGTTGAATTTTCAAGCATTAGACATTTGAGTCCAAGGCAATTTGTCGAGAAGCTGTCCAAGGAGCTTGGAGTGCGAGGAGTTGTGGCCG GTGAAAACTATCGGTTTGGATATAAAGCCGAAGGTGATGTAACAGAACTGGTGAGACTCTGCGAAGAGTATGGTATTGGAGCTAATATTGTGAGCTCTGTTATGGATACCACTCAGTCGCCCGGGATCACAATCCCCACTAACACAAAAGAGAGGGGGCAAGTATCATCGACTCGTGTTCGTCATGCTCTTGCTGGAGGTGACATGAAATACGTGTCAGAGCTTTTAGGGCGTAAGCATCGTCTAAAGTTCATATTGCCAGAACAAGGAGCTACCACTATTAAGGGGAAGAATAGGATTTCAGCTCCAAAGTCATGTCTGTTAAATCTCCAACCAAAGGATGGGTCATATGGAAATTGCATTCTTTTGGTTGATGACAATAACATGCTACCATGCAGAACAGTTATTGATTCCACACGCATACATATCGAATCAGACGGAAATGTTTCTTGGAATGAGGTCTTATCTCAAGATTGTCGTGTTATTAGTATCGAATTTGATACTTCCTTGGGCTAA
- the LOC113356199 gene encoding elongation of fatty acids protein 3-like has protein sequence MEMYQELHYWLVDQPMISEFRWKEGETFGASTQFLVTTVITYLSLTTILHFIILPSKPPPQNPSTSSSSSPKSPSLLRFVSAIHSLILVNLSFIMAIGCILSTSSQMLNTRWIFCFPPNETPPSGPVFFWAYVFYLSKILEFVDTLLILLNGGNRRLTFLHVYHHAVVVVMCYVWLHTSQSLLPVALVTNALVHTLMYAYYMLCALGKRPPWKRIVTDCQIVQFMFSFGVSIVMLWFHFSGNDGCSGFGGWVFNAAFNASLLALFTDFHTKNYDKKKSSSGKRTD, from the coding sequence ATGGAGATGTATCAGGAACTGCATTACTGGTTAGTAGATCAACCCATGATAAGTGAGTTCAGATGGAAAGAAGGCGAGACATTTGGTGCGTCAACTCAGTTCCTAGTTACTACAGtcattacttatctttctcttactacaattctccatttcatcattctcCCATCAAAACCACCGCCTCAAAATCCATCCACATCATCATCGTCGTCCCCGAAATCTCCTAGTCTCCTTCGTTTTGTCTCCGCAATCCATAGCTTAATCCTCGTAAACCTTTCTTTCATCATGGCCATTGGATGCATTCTATCAACGTCAAGTCAAATGCTTAATACCCGTTGGATTTTCTGTTTTCCTCCGAATGAAACCCCACCGAGTGGACCCGTATTTTTCTGGGCGTACGTATTTTATTTATCCAAGATCCTCGAGTTCGTCGACACACTCTTGATTTTATTAAACGGAGGAAATAGACGGCTTACATTTCTCCACGTGTATCATCATGCTGTCGTAGTTGTGATGTGTTATGTTTGGCTTCATACATCTCAGTCTCTTCTTCCAGTGGCGCTTGTTACCAATGCATTAGTACATACACTAATGTACGCTTATTACATGTTGTGTGCACTTGGAAAGAGACCACCGTGGAAGAGAATTGTTACTGATTGTCAGATTGTTCAGTTTATGTTTAGCTTTGGGGTTTCAATTGTGATGTTGTGGTTCCATTTTAGTGGAAATGATGGGTGTTCTGGCTTTGGGGGTTGGGTTTTTAATGCTGCTTTCAATGCTTCACTTCTTGCTCTTTTTACTGATTTTCATACCAAGAATTATGATAAGAAAAAGAGTAGTAGCGGTAAGAGGACTGATTGA